The genomic interval CCGGCCTGCTCACGCTCTGCTTCCTCTCCGCCGGCTGCGTGCCGCAGAGCCAATCGGACGCCTGGCGGAAGAAGTACCAGGCGGCCGACGAATCGATCATGGAGCTCCGGCTCGAGCTCGAGGGCCGCGAGGACGAGCTGGCGGCGCTGCGGGGGCGTTCCGGCGTGAACGGCCAGCTCTCGGCCGAGGCCGAGGCGCTGCGGGCCCAGAACCAGCAGCTGCGCGACACCCTCGCGATGGCGCAGGAACAGCTCCGCAGCGTCGCCGGCTCGCCGCTGCCGGCGGAGCTGACCAGCGACCTGGAGGCCCTCGCCGCCGACAACCCCGACCTGATGACCTTCGACCCGAACACCGGGATGATCCGCTTCCGCAGCGACGTCACCTTCGCGCTCGGCAAGACGGACGTGCAGGAGGGCGCCCGCCAGCTGCTCGCGCAGGTCGCCGGGGTGCTCTCCTCGCCGGCGGCCTCGGGCTACGAGGTCCGCGTCGTCGGCCACACCGACAACGTGCCGGTGACCAACGCGGCGAACGTGCAGAAGTACGAGGACAACTGGGGCATGTCCGCCTTCCGCGCGATCTCGGTGATGCGGGTGCTCAGCGAGAACGGCGTGCCGCAGGAGCGGATCAGCGTCACCGGCTACGGCCCGATGCAGCCGGTGGAGCCCAACGGGCCCCGCGGCTCCGAGGCGAACCGCCGCGTCGAGCTGTTCCTCACGCCGCAGACGGCCGCCGTGTCCAACGGGGCGATGTCTGAGCCGCGGCCCGCCGATCCGGTGATGGCCGAGCCCGCCAGCATCGAGCCGATGGCCGCCCCCGGGCCCGCCGACACCCCGGCGATGTTCAAGTGAGCGCCGGCAGCGGCGTCCTCTACCGCCGCGCCACGCTGCCCAACGGGCTGCGGGTGGTGGCCGAGATCGACCCCGGGGCGCACACCGCCGCGGTCGGCTACTTCGTGAACACCGGGGCCCGCGACGAGGACGCCGCGGCCATGGGCGTGTCGCACTTCCTCGAGCACATGATGTTCAAGGGCACCGCGGAGAAGTCCGCGGACGAGGTCAACCAGGCGTTCGACGACTTCGGGGCCGACTACAACGCCTTCACCTCGCACGAGCGGACCGTGTACTACGCGCACGTGCTGCCGGAGTTCCTCGAGCCCGCGACCGACCTGCTCGGCGAGATCCTCCGTCCGTCGCTGCGCGGAGCCGACTTCGACGTGGAGAAGAAGGTCATCCTCGAGGAGATCGGCATGTACGACGACCGGCCGGAGTGGGTCCTGCAGGACCGCCTGCTGGAGCGGCACTTCGCCCACGCCGGCCCCGGCGGGCGGCTCCACGGCGGCGGCTTCCGCGTGCTCGGCACGGCCCAGACCGTCGGCGCCCTCACGCCCGAGCGGATGCGGGCCTACTTCGACCGGCGCTACAGCCCCGGCAACGTTGCGGTCGCCGCGGCGGGCAACCTGGACTTCGACCGGCTCGTCGGGCAGGTCGCCGCCCGCTGCGGCGGCTGGCCCGCCGTCGACACCGCCCGCGATCTCTCGGCACCCGCGCTGCCCGCGGGCGTCCGCCGCTTCGCCGACACCGACGCGGACCTCTCGCGCCACTACCTCGGCCTGATCTGCCCCGGCCCCGCCGCGAGCGACCCGCGGCGCCACGCCGCCGCCGTGCTGGCGGTGCTGCTGGGCGACTCCGACAACTCGCGGCTCCACTGGGCGCTGGTCGACCCGGGCCTGGCCGACGAGGCCTCGGCCAGCTTCCAGGCCGCGGACGGCCGCAGCGGCGACCCGGCCGGGTCGTTCATGGCCTGGGCCACCTGCGACCCCGGCCGCGCCGCCGAGGTGGAGGCGAAGCTGCTGGAGACGGTCGACGGCGTCGTCGCGGCGCCGGACTTCTCCGAAGCCGACGTCGCCGCCGCGGTGAACAAGGCCGCCACCGGGCTGACGCTGCTCGCCGAGCGTCCCGCCGGGCGCATGCACCGCCTCGGCTCGCAGCTGCTCGCGCTCGGCGAGAACCACGGCCTAGACGAGCAGCTCGCGGCGCTGCGGGCGGTGACGCCCGACGCGATCGCGTCGCTGGTGGCGGACTTCCCGTGGGATCCGCGGACCGTGGCGGTTCTGGGCCCCAACGGCTGACGGTCCGCGGATCCGGAAGTTCAGCCCCTCCGGGACGTGGAGCCGGCGCGGGCGTGGAGGCGGCTCGCTCGCGGCGGAGAAATCCTCCACGCGTGGCTGCAATCAGCAGCGGCCCCCCGAGCGTCTCTCCTGTGGAGGAGGCCGCGCCCGCGGCCCCGCCCGCTCCGTCATCCCAAGAGACCGACATGACCCGCGCCGCCTTCGCCCGCTGCCTCGCCGTTCCCGCTCCGCTGCTGCTCGCCGCCGCGGCCACCGGCTGCGCCCACCGCGACGCCGGCGTCACGCCCGCCGCTTGCGCCGCTTCCGCCACCCCCTCCGCCTGCGCCGCCCCCGCGCATCCCGCGGATCCCGTGCTCGGCACCGACGCCGCCGCTGGGGCCGCCATCTCCGCTTACATCGACGACCGCAACCGCGACGGCGTCTACCGCCACTGGGACCCGCTCGAAGGTCGCGTGCTGGAGATGTCGTTCGAGAGCCTGCACGCGGGGGTGAAAACGATGGAGGGCCGGCAGGTCAGCTGCGCCGACTTCCGAGACCAGGACGGCCGGCTCATCGACATGGACTACTTCGTCGACGCCGCCACCGGCGTCGTGCTGCAGGGCGTCGTCCACAAGGTCGACGGCGTGAAGCGGCCTTACGACCTCGCCGCCCGCTGAAGCCGTGCCGGCCCGCTCCACGAACCCGCCGCCCGAGGGCGAGCCGCTCGACGGGCTGCTCCGCCGCGGCTTCGGCTACGCGTTGTGCCTCACCCACGACGCGGCCGCGGCGGAGGACCTGCTGCAGGAAGCGCTCCTGGGCATCGCCCGCCGCGGCGGCCCCTGGCACGCCGGCTACCTGCTGGCCGCCGTCCGCAACGCCTGGGTCGACGAGCACCGGCGGCGTGGCCGCCGGCTCCCGACCTCCCCGCTGGACGCCGTCGCCGAGGACGAACTCGTCGAGCCGCCGGCGGATTCGGTCCCGCGGGACGAGCTGCTCGGCGGGCTGCTCGGGCACCTGCGCCCGCCGGACCGCGAGCTGCTCTACCTCGCCGCCGTCGAGGGGCACACCGCCGCGGAGCTCGCGGCGTTGACCGGCCGCCCCCGCGGCACGGTGCTCAGCTCGCTCTTCCGCGCGAAGAAGAAGCTCCGGCGGCTGGCGTCCCATCTCGCGCCCGGCGCCGGGCGCTTGGCTCCGGCAGGAGAATCCCGATGACCCCTCCCGCTGAAGATCTGCTCGACGCGGCGCTGCGTCGCCACTACGCCGCGAACGGGCCCGACGCCGCGGCGCTGCGACGCCTGCGTGAGGCGGTGCATCCGGCGTCGACGCCGGCGTCCCGTCCGCGCCTCCGCGCGGCCTGGCTGGCGGTGGCCGCCGCGCTCACGCTGACCGCCTCCCTCGCGATCGTGCTCGCCGCGGGCGGCGGCGGGAGCGATGCCCTCGCCTCCCTCGTCGCCGAGGAGATCGCGCTCAACCACCGCAAGCAGCTCGCCCCCGAGTGGACCGGCGTCGGCATCGGCGAGCTCGCCGAGCGGATGCCCAAGCTCGACTTCACGCCCCGGTGGCCCGCCGCGCTCGACGGCGGCGGCTGGTCGCTCACGGGCGCCCGCTACTGCTCGATCGGCGGCCGCATCGCCGCCCAGCTGCGGCTGGGTCGAGCCGACGGCCGCGCCGCCACGCTCTACGCCTTCCGCGACGCCGACGCCTTCGCCGCGCTGCCCGCCGGGCAGCGGAGCGTCGACGGCACGAGCGTCCGCGTCTGGCGCGAGGGCGGCCTGGT from Phycisphaera mikurensis NBRC 102666 carries:
- a CDS encoding M16 family metallopeptidase translates to MSAGSGVLYRRATLPNGLRVVAEIDPGAHTAAVGYFVNTGARDEDAAAMGVSHFLEHMMFKGTAEKSADEVNQAFDDFGADYNAFTSHERTVYYAHVLPEFLEPATDLLGEILRPSLRGADFDVEKKVILEEIGMYDDRPEWVLQDRLLERHFAHAGPGGRLHGGGFRVLGTAQTVGALTPERMRAYFDRRYSPGNVAVAAAGNLDFDRLVGQVAARCGGWPAVDTARDLSAPALPAGVRRFADTDADLSRHYLGLICPGPAASDPRRHAAAVLAVLLGDSDNSRLHWALVDPGLADEASASFQAADGRSGDPAGSFMAWATCDPGRAAEVEAKLLETVDGVVAAPDFSEADVAAAVNKAATGLTLLAERPAGRMHRLGSQLLALGENHGLDEQLAALRAVTPDAIASLVADFPWDPRTVAVLGPNG
- a CDS encoding RNA polymerase sigma factor is translated as MPARSTNPPPEGEPLDGLLRRGFGYALCLTHDAAAAEDLLQEALLGIARRGGPWHAGYLLAAVRNAWVDEHRRRGRRLPTSPLDAVAEDELVEPPADSVPRDELLGGLLGHLRPPDRELLYLAAVEGHTAAELAALTGRPRGTVLSSLFRAKKKLRRLASHLAPGAGRLAPAGESR
- a CDS encoding OmpA family protein is translated as MNPTTTRTGLTALTGLLTLCFLSAGCVPQSQSDAWRKKYQAADESIMELRLELEGREDELAALRGRSGVNGQLSAEAEALRAQNQQLRDTLAMAQEQLRSVAGSPLPAELTSDLEALAADNPDLMTFDPNTGMIRFRSDVTFALGKTDVQEGARQLLAQVAGVLSSPAASGYEVRVVGHTDNVPVTNAANVQKYEDNWGMSAFRAISVMRVLSENGVPQERISVTGYGPMQPVEPNGPRGSEANRRVELFLTPQTAAVSNGAMSEPRPADPVMAEPASIEPMAAPGPADTPAMFK